The genomic region AGCGCGAACGGTTCGGCGTCTTTGGGGTGGTCTTTCACCGCCTGCGCGAACTGGGCGCGGGCCTGCGACTCCATGTTGTGCGCCAAATACGTCTGCGCGATATCGTCTTCGTACTCCACGGTGTCGGGATAAAGCTTCACAAGCGTCTGGATAACCGCGACGGCGCCGGGCACGTCGCCTTTAGCGGCGAGCGCGCCGGCCTTCTCCATGTTCGCTTCCGGATTCTTCGGGTCGTCGACGAGCACGGCATCGAATTGAGCGAGCGCCAAATCGTAGTTCGGCTTTTTGTCCGCCATGTACGATTTGCCTATCAGCAATTTTGCGCGCGAGTCCTTCGGATCGATCGAGAGCGCTTTGAGCAGGCTCTTGCGGCCGTCGTCGAGGCTGCCGCGATTGAGCTGCACCGTGCCGAGCGCTTCGTAGCCGAACGATTCGTCCGGATGCAGCGCGATCCCGCGCTTTGCCAACCGTTCGGCATCGTCGAGCCGGCCGAGCTGCAAATAGATGTCGACGAGATTCGCCAGCACGGCGACATTGCTGGGATCGGCGAGCCCCGCTTTTTCGAAATGGATCGCGGCATCGGTGGGATCGTTGAGCGCGATGTCCGCGCTGCCGAGATAAAACCAGATGCGCTCGTCGTCGGCTCCAAGGCCGATTGCTGTCTCGAGCTGGTCGCGGCCGCCCTGAGGATCGCCTTGCTCGACGAGCAATTGGCCAAGGTCGGCATGCGCGCCGCTATCATTCGGGTTGTCTTTGACGGTCTGCCGCAGCGTGGCGATGCGCTCCTGAGGCGTGGGTGTTGGCGACTGCGACGGCGACGGACTAGGTACCGGCGCTTTCGGCGGGCGCGCGAAAGCC from Candidatus Eremiobacteraceae bacterium harbors:
- a CDS encoding tetratricopeptide repeat protein codes for the protein MRRLSIAIIAAVVAAAAIAAVGSPGTQAFARPPKAPVPSPSPSQSPTPTPQERIATLRQTVKDNPNDSGAHADLGQLLVEQGDPQGGRDQLETAIGLGADDERIWFYLGSADIALNDPTDAAIHFEKAGLADPSNVAVLANLVDIYLQLGRLDDAERLAKRGIALHPDESFGYEALGTVQLNRGSLDDGRKSLLKALSIDPKDSRAKLLIGKSYMADKKPNYDLALAQFDAVLVDDPKNPEANMEKAGALAAKGDVPGAVAVIQTLVKLYPDTVEYEDDIAQTYLAHNMESQARAQFAQAVKDHPKDAEPFALQAEYDQSKKNYTLAATEFDQAIALAPANPRLIFDYARMLLLGMKQTVKAQDMFARLVSLSPNDPEAVFWLGQSYAGEKQWAQARDEYKRSFSMSKTYVTLFNLGLSYFELKDYKDAREAFEALAANQDPKHPDAQLWYVLGDTYRLTGDKRNAIVAFKQFLNLVPKGSAATKAHAYLKQLGSS